From a region of the Candidatus Woesearchaeota archaeon genome:
- a CDS encoding lytic transglycosylase domain-containing protein, which produces MVKRSMVWGFLSFLVGISASTAYIAHQRKQVPTVQDVVDKIETMTTYCPRAPNESQYDVFLEDASKEYNLDWRFAKAILIKESHFQEDLISSTGAVGPMQLMPRSGSYTTENYIFYVKARASKERTYNGKTTEEWAALYKQDLEILIEEGLKEKDTRFDPAWNINEGVRQLAGEHQFFLSETENPYYAKIFAAAAYNAGRTAVLRGTTHIPVNKQTEYYAPEVLQIYDALVEGNGRLRWEDCWLLKL; this is translated from the coding sequence ATGGTAAAAAGAAGCATGGTATGGGGGTTCCTTTCTTTTCTAGTAGGAATCTCTGCGAGTACAGCATATATTGCTCACCAAAGAAAGCAAGTGCCAACCGTTCAAGATGTTGTTGACAAAATAGAAACCATGACAACATATTGCCCACGAGCGCCAAATGAAAGCCAGTATGATGTTTTTCTCGAGGATGCAAGTAAGGAATATAATCTTGACTGGCGATTCGCGAAAGCAATTCTGATCAAAGAATCCCATTTTCAGGAAGATTTGATTTCATCAACAGGAGCTGTTGGTCCAATGCAGCTCATGCCAAGGTCAGGATCGTATACGACAGAAAATTATATTTTTTATGTAAAAGCGAGAGCGTCCAAGGAAAGAACATATAATGGAAAGACGACAGAAGAATGGGCGGCGCTTTATAAACAAGATCTTGAAATACTTATCGAAGAAGGACTAAAAGAGAAAGATACACGCTTTGATCCTGCGTGGAATATCAATGAAGGAGTACGACAATTAGCAGGAGAACATCAATTTTTTCTGAGTGAAACAGAGAATCCGTATTACGCAAAGATTTTTGCTGCTGCCGCGTATAACGCAGGAAGAACAGCAGTGCTTCGCGGAACAACGCACATTCCTGTGAATAAACAAACAGAATATTACGCGCCAGAAGTTCTTCAAATTTATGACGCGCTTGTAGAAGGAAATGGTCGACTTCGATGGGAAGATTGCTGGCTTTTAAAATTGTAA